In one Polynucleobacter sp. JS-JIR-5-A7 genomic region, the following are encoded:
- the rplU gene encoding 50S ribosomal protein L21, which yields MYAVIKTGGKQYKVAAGEKLKIEQIPAEIGSEITLDQVLAVGEGASLKLGDPMVNGAAVMATVVSQGRHDKVTIFKMRRRKHYQKHQGHRQNFTEILINTIKA from the coding sequence ATGTACGCGGTCATAAAAACCGGTGGCAAACAGTATAAAGTTGCCGCAGGCGAAAAATTGAAAATAGAACAGATACCAGCGGAAATCGGCAGCGAAATCACTCTTGACCAAGTCCTCGCCGTTGGCGAAGGCGCTTCACTGAAGTTAGGTGATCCAATGGTTAATGGTGCAGCTGTGATGGCCACTGTCGTCTCCCAAGGACGTCACGATAAAGTGACAATCTTTAAGATGCGCCGTCGCAAGCATTATCAAAAGCACCAAGGCCATCGTCAGAATTTCACTGAAATTTTGATCAATACGATTAAAGCCTAA
- the rpmA gene encoding 50S ribosomal protein L27 — MAQKKGGGSTRNGRDSESKRLGVKVFGGEHINAGSIIIRQRGTRVHPGANVGIGKDHTLFALIDGQVEFGVKGALKKAQVSVLPRS, encoded by the coding sequence ATGGCACAGAAAAAAGGCGGCGGCTCAACACGAAATGGTCGCGACTCGGAATCGAAACGCTTAGGCGTTAAGGTATTCGGCGGCGAGCATATTAATGCTGGCAGCATCATTATTCGTCAACGTGGCACACGTGTTCATCCAGGTGCTAACGTTGGCATTGGTAAAGATCACACTTTGTTCGCCTTAATTGACGGTCAAGTGGAATTCGGCGTTAAGGGTGCTTTGAAGAAGGCCCAAGTTTCAGTTTTGCCTCGTTCATAA